Genomic window (Roseivirga sp. 4D4):
AAGAAAGACCCCAATACGGCATCACAAAACCATTGAAAAGTTGGAATCCAGTCTGGGCAAACTTTGCACACTACACAGAGATTTATAAGAATCTCAAGAGAATTCCTAAACTGAAGGACAAGCTGAGGCTATTGGTGAACAAACCTGGCTGGCAACCTGAGTACCTGGGTGGCTATCAGCCTGCTCCTGAAATAGACCCTAACTATAAGAAGTTCCAAAACCGAACCTCTACCCGACTCAATCTCTATGTAATCATACAGTTTGTAGTGATTATGCTCACCACCCTCTCTTTCTTGTACTTTCTTACCGAGATGGATATTGCCCAAAAGGTAATATCAGCCATCTTGATCATCTTCTCTGTGGCCTCTTTTGGCCTTCTGTTTGAACATAGAAAATGGAGTCGAGGACTTGAAGTCATAAGAATTGTATTTATGTCCATCGGCTTTGTCTATATCTTCGGTGGTCTTAATCCGGGCTTCACATTGCTGATCATTGCCCTTGTATACCTCCTATCCTCATCTATTTGGTTTAAAACAACAAGGCAAAAAGCAGTTACCCTTTCGACCTGATTTACTCAGAATTCTTTTTTCATTAAGTTAGTGGAATGAGTCTGAACCCGACCGTCATTGCCATTCCTGTCTACTTCCTCCTCATCGGCATTGAATTGATCGTTCATCGCATCAAGGCAACTAAGTCATACCGACTGAACGATGCCATTGCGAATATCAATTGTGGCGTCACTTCTCAAGTCACCGGGGCCTTCCTCAAAGTGTTCTCCATTGGTTTCTATACTTACCTCTATGAGCATTTTCGATTTGAAACGATAGAAAACAGTGCCTTAACCTGGGTTATTGCCTTTATAGCCTACGACTTCTTTTACTACTGGGCACATCGGATGAGTCATCAAGTAAACTTGTTTTGGGGAGGGCATAGTGTGCACCATCAAAGCGAAGAATACAATCTCTCTGTAGCACTTAGGCAAAGCTCCACGCAGATCATTTGGACATCGCTTTTCTATACCCCCATGGCCTTTGCAGGCATCGATCCACTTGTACTCCTGTCGGTTTCTGGTTTCAACCTCCTTTATCAATTCTGGATTCATACCGAATCGATCGACAGACTTCCAAAATGGTTTGAAGCCGTGATGAATACACCTTCCCATCATCGAGTACATCATGCGAGAAACCCGAAATACATTGATAAGAATCATGCAGGAACATTTATCATATGGGATAAAATGTTCGGCACCTTCAAGGTGGAAGAAGAAAAACCTACTTACGGCATAACTAAGAACCTTAACAGTTGGAACCCCATTTGGGCTAATATAGCCCACTACTCAGACATGATTGCTGACATCAAACGTATCCCAAAATTCTCCGACAAACTGAAGTATGTTTTTCAAAAACCCGGATGGCTCCCTGAGAGTATGGGTGGGTATCGAGCTCCTTATGATGTCGATAGGAAAACCTATCAGAAGTATGATCTTCATGCGATCAAGGCTGTGAATGCCTATGTCTTTATGCACTATGTTATTCTTTTAGCTGGAACAGCATTCTTTCTCTTCAATATGGCTCGTTTTGATGAAAGCCTCCTAGAGAAATCAGCCGTGGCTGGCTTAATC
Coding sequences:
- a CDS encoding sterol desaturase family protein, translating into MSLNPTVIAIPVYFLLIGIELIVHRIKATKSYRLNDAIANINCGVTSQVTGAFLKVFSIGFYTYLYEHFRFETIENSALTWVIAFIAYDFFYYWAHRMSHQVNLFWGGHSVHHQSEEYNLSVALRQSSTQIIWTSLFYTPMAFAGIDPLVLLSVSGFNLLYQFWIHTESIDRLPKWFEAVMNTPSHHRVHHARNPKYIDKNHAGTFIIWDKMFGTFKVEEEKPTYGITKNLNSWNPIWANIAHYSDMIADIKRIPKFSDKLKYVFQKPGWLPESMGGYRAPYDVDRKTYQKYDLHAIKAVNAYVFMHYVILLAGTAFFLFNMARFDESLLEKSAVAGLIIISTVSFGGLFESRSWALPLEILRLFLVPVTLLYFLTNFDLSPITITATLVFIFGSLFWLLKTRSVTSQAVKNS